The following proteins come from a genomic window of Eulemur rufifrons isolate Redbay chromosome 24, OSU_ERuf_1, whole genome shotgun sequence:
- the NAPSA gene encoding LOW QUALITY PROTEIN: napsin-A (The sequence of the model RefSeq protein was modified relative to this genomic sequence to represent the inferred CDS: deleted 2 bases in 1 codon) — translation MSPPLLLLPLLLLLNVEPTGATLIRIPLRRVHPGCRTLNPLSRWGELAELPRLGASFPGDKPGFVPLTKYMDVQYFGEIGLGTPPQNFSVVFDTGSSNLWVPSRRCHFFSVPCWFHHRFNPKASSSFQPNGTKFAIQYGTGRLTGILSEDKLTIGGIKGASVVFGEALWEPSIVFTFAHFDGILGLGFPILAVEGVRPPLDILVEQGLLDKPVFSFYLNRDPDVADGGELVLGGSDPAHYIPPLTFVPVTIPAYWQIHMERVKVGTGLTLCAQGCAAILDTGTSLITGPTEEIQALNAAIGGIRLLAGAYLIQCSEISTLPPVSFLLGGVWFNLTAKDYVIQITRDGVHLCLSGFQALDMPPPAGPLWILGDVFLGTYVAVFDRGDTHRGARVGLARARPRGAGRGSGGGPAQAQFPGGRPS, via the exons ATGTCCCCACCACTGCtactgctgcccctgctgctgctgctgaatgTGGAGCCCACCGGAGCCACCCTGATCCG gaTCCCTCTTCGCCGAGTCCACCCAGGATGCAGGACCCTGAACCCACTGAGCAGATGGGGAGAACTGGCAGAGCTCCCCAGGTTGGGGGCCTCATTCCCTGGAGACAAGCCTGGCTTTGTGCCTCTCACCAAGTACATGGAT GTCCAGTATTTTGGGGAAATTGGGCTGGGAACACCTCCACAAAACTTCTCTGTCGTCTTTGACACTGGCTCCTCCAACCTCTGGGTCCCGTCCAGGAGATGCCACTTCTTCAGTGTGCCCTGCT GGTTCCACCACCGCTTCAATCCCAAAGCCTCTAGCTCCTTCCAGCCCAATGGGACCAAGTTTGCCATTCAGTATGGAACTGGGCGGCTGACCGGAATCCTGAGTGAGGACAAGCTGACT ATTGGAGGAATCAAGGGTGCATCAGTGGTTTTTGGGGAAGCTCTGTGGGAGCCCAGCATCGTCTTCACTTTTGCCCACTTCGACGGGATATTGGGACTCGGTTTTCCCATTCTGGCCGTGGAAGGAGTTCGGCCCCCGCTGGATATATTGGTGGAGCAGGGGCTGCTGGATAAGCCTGTCTTCTCGTTTTACCTCAACAG GGACCCTGATGTGGCTGATGGAGGAGAGCTGGTCCTGGGGGGCTCAGACCCGGCACACTACATCCCGCCCCTCACCTTCGTGCCAGTCACAATCCCTGCCTACTGGCAGATCCACATGGAACG TGTGAAGGTGGGCACAGGGCTGACTCTCTGTGCCCAGGGCTGTGCTGCCATCCTGGATACGGGCACATCTCTCATCACAGGACCCACTGAGGAGATCCAGGCCCTGAATGCAGCCATTGGGGGAATCCGCCTGCTGGCTGGGGCA TACCTCATCCAGTGCTCGGAAATCTCAACGCTCCCCCCAGTCTCCTTCCTCCTTGGCGGGGTCTGGTTTAACCTCACGGCCAAGGACTACGTCATCCAG ATTACTCGGGATGGCGTCCATCTCTGCTTGTCCGGCTTCCAGGCCTTGGACATGCCTCCGCCTGCAGGGCCCCTCTGGATTCTCGGCGACGTCTTCCTGGGAACCTACGTGGCCGTCTTCGACCGCGGGGACACACACCGCGGTGCCCGAGTGGGCCTGGCGCGCGCTCGGCctcgcggggcggggcggggcagc GGAGGCGGGCCCGCGCAGGCGCAGTTCCCCGGTGGCCGCCCTAGTTGA
- the NR1H2 gene encoding oxysterols receptor LXR-beta, whose product MSSPTMSSLDTPLPENGPPQPGAPSSSPTVKEEGPELWPGGSDPDVPGTDESGSAYIVVILDPDEEPERKRKRGPAPKMLGDELCRVCGDKASGFHYNVLSCEGCKGFFRRSVVRGGAGRYACRGGGTCQMDAFMRRKCQQCRLRKCKEAGMREQCVLSEEQIRKKKIQKQQQQQQQSLQSPVGPGGSSSSASGPGACPGGSEAGGQGSGEGESVQLTAAQELMIQQLVAAQLQCNKRSFSDQPKVTPWPLGADPQSRDARQQRFAHFTELAIISVQEIVDFAKQVPGFLQLGREDQIALLKASTIEIMLLETARRYNHETECITFLKDFTYSKDDFHRAGLQVEFINPIFEFSRAMRRLGLDDAEYALLIAINIFSADRPNVQEPSRVEALQQPYVEALLSYTRIKRPQDQLRFPRMLMKLVSLRTLSSVHSEQVFALRLQDKKLPPLLSEIWDVHE is encoded by the exons ATGTCCTCCCCCACCATGAGTTCCCTGGACACCCCCCTGCCTG AAAATGGCCCCCCTCAGCCTGGCGCCCCCTCTTCTTCACCCACTGTTAAGGAGGAGGGTCCTGAACTGTGGCCTGGGGGTTCAGACCCTGATGTCCCAGGCACTGATGAGTCTGGCTCAGCCTACATCGTGG TCATCCTAGACCCAGATGAGGAGCCAGAGCGCAAGCGAAAGAGGGGCCCAGCCCCGAAGATGCTGGGTGACGAGCTTTGCCGTGTGTGCGGGGACAAGGCCTCCGGCTTCCACTACAACGTACTCAGCTGTGAAGGTTGCAAGGGCTTCTTTCGGCGCAGTGTGGTCCGCGGCGGGGCTGGGCGTTATGCCTGCCGGGGCGGTGGAACCTGCCAGATGGACGCTTTCATGCGGCGCAAGTGCCAGCAGTGCCGGCTGCGCAAGTGCAAGGAGGCAGGGATGAGGGAGCAGT GCGTCCTCTCTGAAGAACAGATCCGGAAGAAGAAGattcagaagcagcagcagcagcagcaacagtcCTTGCAGTCACCTGTGGGGCCGGGGGGCAGCAGCAGCTCAGCCTCTGGGCCTGGGGCATGCCCTGGAGGATCTGAGGCAGGTGGCCAGGGCTCTGGGGAAGGCGAGAGTGTCCAGTTAACGGCGGCTCAGGAACTAATGATCCAGCAGTTGGTGGCAGCCCAGCTGCAGTGCAACAAACGCTCCTTCTCTGACCAGCCCAAAGTCACG ccctggcccctAGGCGCTGACCCCCAGTCCCGAGATGCCCGCCAGCAGCGCTTTGCCCACTTTACGGAGCTGGCCATCATCTCAGTGCAGGAGATTGTGGACTTTGCCAAGCAGGTGCCTGGCTTCCTGCAGCTGGGCCGCGAGGACCAGATCGCCCTCCTGAAGGCGTCTACCATTGAG ATCATGCTGCTGGAGACGGCCAGGCGCTACAACCATGAGACAGAGTGTATCACCTTCCTGAAGGACTTCACCTACAGCAAGGACGACTTCCACCGTGCAG GCCTGCAGGTGGAGTTCATCAACCCCATCTTCGAGTTCTCCAGAGCTATGCGGCGGCTGGGCCTGGATGATGCCGAGTACGCCCTCCTCATTGCCATCAACATCTTCTCAGCAGACCGGCCCAACGTGCAGGAGCCAAGCCGAGTGGAGGCCCTGCAGCAGCCCTACGTGGAGGCGCTGCTCTCCTACACGCGCATCAAAAGGCCGCAG GACCAGCTGCGCTTCCCACGCATGCTGATGAAGCTCGTGAGCCTGCGCACGTTGAGTTCTGTCCACTCGGAGCAGGTCTTTGCCCTGCGGCTCCAGGACAAGAAGCTACCACCTCTGCTGTCTGAGATCTGGGATGTCCACGAGTGA